TCCATCAAGCAGGGCGAGGTCCACGCCATCATGGGCCCCAACGGCTCGGGGAAGAGCACCCTCGCCCACGTCCTGGCGGGACGCGACGGGTACGAGGTGACCTCTGGCCAGGTCTTCTT
This window of the Dehalococcoidia bacterium genome carries:
- a CDS encoding ATP-binding cassette domain-containing protein, with the translated sequence MLEIKNLCARVEEKEILKGINLSIKQGEVHAIMGPNGSGKSTLAHVLAGRDGYEVTSGQVF